One part of the Phragmites australis chromosome 3, lpPhrAust1.1, whole genome shotgun sequence genome encodes these proteins:
- the LOC133913170 gene encoding UV-B-induced protein At3g17800, chloroplastic-like, translating to MEAAAAALRSPTAAAAPSRRLATPGASSLPFDRRRSFAFGSIKGLGRQQLTSRSRRRSSVVRASWSPSESLPPSSSIAPLRMESPAGQLLSQILHTHPHLLPAAAEQQLEQLQTDREAEKEKESGGDLVLYRRIAEVKEKERRRTLEEILYSLVVQKFVEAGVSLVPALSHSIDSSGRVDQWAENVDKKLEHLHSHEAYEMIENHLTLILGQRQADATIAAISKLRVGQVYAASVMYGYFLKRVDQRFQLEKSMKSLPWGSEKEDDALNQVMTTDSMPSAQASSTHPEMASWTSSNFNAGGPSQAVKPCRLRSYVMSFDSETLQRYATIRSKEAFGIIEKHTEALFGKPEIVITPDGTVDSSKDEHIRISFAGLRWLILEAVTFGSFLWDVESFVDSRYHFVTN from the exons ATGGAGGCAGCAGCTGCGGCGCTCAGGtcgcccaccgccgccgccgccccgtcgCGGCGGCTGGCGACCCCGGGCGCGAGCTCGCTCCCCTTCGACCGGAGGCGCAGCTTCGCCTTCGGCTCCATCAAG GGTCTCGGTCGGCAACAGCTTACCTCTAGGAGTAGGAGGCGAAGCAGTGTGGTCAGGGCCTCGTGGTCCCCCTCGGAGTCGCTGCCGCCGTCCTCGTCCATCGCGCCGCTCCGGATGGAGTCGCCAGCGGGGCAGCTCCTCTCACAGATCCTGCACACGCACCCGCACCTGCTACCTGCCGCCGCCGAGCAGCAGCTCGAGCAGCTCCAGACCGACCGCGAGGCCGAGAAAGAGAAGGAGAGTGGCGGCGACCTCGTGCTGTACAG GCGGATAGCTGaggtaaaggaaaaggagcGAAGAAGGACCTTGGAGGAGATACTCTACTCTCTGGTTGTTCAGAAGTTTGTTGAAGCTGGTGTTTCTTTGGTTCCGGCGCTCTCTCACTCCATTGATTCTTCTGGACGAGTTGATCAGTGGGCAGAAAATGTGGACAAGAAGCTCGAGCATTTGCATTCACATGAGGCCTATGAAATGATCGAGAACCACCTCACTCTCATTCTGGGGCAGCGTCAAGCTGATGCCACCATTGCAGCCATAAGTAAGCTCCGAGTCGGCCAAGTCTATGCTGCATCTGTGATGTATGGTTATTTCCTCAAGAGAGTCGATCAGAGGTTTCAGCTCGAGAAGTCGATGAAGAGCCTGCCTTGGGGATCAGAAAAGGAAGATGATGCACTGAATCAAGTTATGACGACTGATTCAATGCCCTCAGCTCAGGCTTCTAGCACTCACCCAGAAATGGCCTCATGGACGTCCTCTAACTTCAACGCAGGGGGGCCTAGCCAAGCTGTCAAGCCATGCCGCCTTAGATCATATGTCATGTCTTTTGATTCAGAAACATTACAGAGGTACGCCACAATTAGATCAAAGGAGGCCTTTGGCATTATTGAGAAGCACACGGAGGCATTGTTTGGGAAACCAGAGATTGTGATCACACCTGATGGCACAGTTGATTCTTCTAAGGATGAGCATATTAGGATTAGTTTCGCAGGGCTGAGATGGTTGATCCTGGAGGCTGTTACATTCGGGTCCTTCCTTTGGGATGTTGAGAGCTTTGTGGATTCCAGGTACCACTTTG